TACGGGCGGATCGCCGACGGCGCCACCGGGAAGTTGAAGGTCGGCTATTACGTGGCGTGCCAGACCGATATCGACGCCAAGCTGAACATCGACCCGGAACTGGATCTCAATCCGTCGGTCACCGCGACCGCCGGGATCGACACCTCGAGCGGCCCGCATGCGGGAGTCGACCTGAGTGTCGGGCCGTCGGTCTCCGGCGGGGTGGGGATCGATATCGGCATCGCGCCGGGCAAGATCGCGGACATCGACGCCGGGGACAAGGAGCTGCCGGGCGACGGCAGCACCGGATCGCTGATGATCCAGGACCTGCACCTCATGGTCAGCGGCTGTGGCGGACCGCTCACCATTCGCCCCTACACGCAGATTCGCGCGGACCGGGGCGGTGACGGCGGCAGCGGCGCCGTCTACGGGGATCTGCTCACGCTGTAATCGCCTCCGGCCAAGTTCAGGTGGCCATTCAGGGTGATCCCCGATGCGCCTGAACAGCCTCGGCCGCCACGATGGAAGCCATGACGAGAACGAGCGACTGGTCCAAGAGCGCCGGGCGTACCGGCTTCTCCGATCAGCTTCACGATCTGTGGCAGACCCGGCCGATGCGCTTCCCGAAGGACGGCCCGGTCGCGGGCGTGGCCGTCGGCTTCGGCCGCCGCTACAACGTGGACCCCGTGCTGGTGCGGGTGGCGTTCGTGGTGTCGGCGGTGTTCGGCGGCGCGGGCATCGTGCTCTATCTGGCCGCCTGGCTGCTGCTCAATCAGGCCGGAGACCAGGCTTCCGCCGCCGAATCGCTGTTCGGCCGCGGCCGGTCCTCGCATTCCTCGTCCAAGACCATCGTGCTCATGGTGGCGTTGGGGATCGCCGTGAGCACGATGGGTCCCGTCGGCATCGGGCTCGGCGGTTCCGGGGTCATCGGGTTCTTCCTCATGATGGTCGGCTGGTGGCTGCTGTATCAGCGCCAAACCCAGCCGCCGGCAACCTATTTCGAACAGGCCGCCGCCAGCGACATCCTCAACACCGGATACCCGGGCACCACCAACCCGTTCTGGACCGGATACCCCGGCACCAACGCGGTCACCTTCCAGACCTACGGGCCGTACACGACCCTGCCCGACCACTACGAGCCGGACCCGAACCGCGCACCCGAACCCGCTGCGGCGCAGGATATGTCGCAGACCGGCGAGGCCGTGACCGAGGTGATCGAAACCCGCTACGCGCCCGCCTCGTCGGTGGCCGACACCGTCGTCCTGCACAAGTCGGATGCGGAAAGCTCGGCACCCGTCGACCTCACCAAGCACGAGACACCGCCAGCCGACACCGACACGGCGAGCCAGCGCTCCGGCGACACGGAACCTCCCGGCGCAGACCTCGCCAATCCCCCGGTCCTGCATCGCATTCCGTCCACCGTCGACCGTCCCCGCACCGGGTTCGGCCCCGCCCCGATCTCCCCCGACTTCGGCCCCACCCCGCCCGGCTGGGACCCGCTCGGCGTCGCCCCGCTCGCCTGGGACCTGCCCGAACCGGGCGCGCCGCTACGCCAGCAGACCGCGGTCCAGGCGCCCCCGCGCCGTCCCCGTTCCCGGCTGACCCCCGTCACCATCGGCCTGGCCATTCTGGCCGCCGCCGCGGCGGGTTCCGTGGCCGCCTCCGGGGTGGACTGGATGACGCCGGGCCGCATCGGCGCCGCCGCCCTCGCCGTCCTCGCGCTCGGCCTCGTCATCGGCGCGTTCCTGCGCCGCGGGCACGGCCTGATGGTGCTGCTGGCCCCGCTGGCCGGCTTCGTCATCCTGGCCTCGCTGATCGGCCCCATCGAATTCGACAAGGGCGCGATGGGCGACCACACCTGGTCCGCCGCAACGGCTTCCGAGCTGCTGCCGGAATATCACGTCAGCATGGGCTCGGGCACGCTGGACCTGCGCAACCTGCAGCTCACCGAGGACCGCGCCGTCACGCTGAAGGTCCGCATGGGCGACGCCCGCGTCGACCTGCCGCCCACCCTGCGAGTGAACACGATATGCAATGTCCGCATGGGAGATTCGAACTGCCAGCGCGGACTGACCGGCCCGGCGACGGGCCCCGTCCTGAACCTGACCGTCGACGTGCAGATGGGAAACGCGGAGGTGAACCGTGGCTGAGAACAAGAACCGTCGTCCCTCGTTCTCCCTGCTACTGGCCGGCATGCTCGGCCTCGGAGTGAGCGTCTGGGCCTTTGTCGGCCCGCACTCCTGGCCCGTCTCCGGCGGCCTGTCCCTGGGCTGGATCGTCGTCATCGCCGCCATAGTCGTCGGCATAGTCCTGGTTCTCACACCGAGAAAGAACCGCGACTGAACTCCCCCGCCTCCCCAAGACTTCAGCGGGCAGCCGAGAGCCGTTGGCCGGCCCGCATCCGTGCCTGCGCCAGGTGCCGAACCGACTTCGGACGTACCCGGCGAGTTACCCTCATCGGCTCGAAATCAGTTGTCACCCCGGGAGACGACCGAAACAGAGTGGCCCGCACCAGGTGGTGCGGGCCATCTTCGTTGTCAGCGTGGGAGTTTCACTCCCATTCGATGGTGCCCGGCGGCTTGCTCGTCACGTCGAGCACGACGCGGTTGACCTCCGCCACCTCGTTGGTGATGCGGGTGGAGATGCGCTCGAGCACCTCGTAGGGCAGGCGGGTCCAGTCCGCGGTCATGGCGTCCTCGGAGGACACCGGGCGCAGCACGATCGGGTGGCCGTAGGTGCGGCCGTCGCCCTGCACGCCGACGCTGCGGACATCCGCCAGCAGCACCACCGGGCACTGCCAGATCGACTTGTCCAGGCCGGCGGCCGTAAGCTCCTCGCGCGCAATGGCATCCGCCTGACGCAGCAGCTCGAGCCGGTCGTGGGTGACCTCGCCGATGATGCGGATGGCCAGGCCCGGACCCGGGAACGGCTGGCGCGCAACGATTTCCTCGGGCAGGCCCAGTTCGCGGCCGACCGCGCGCACCTCGTCCTTGAACAGCAGCCGCAGCGGCTCGACCAGAGCGAACTCCAGATCGTCCGGCAGACCGCCGACATTGTGGTGCGACTTGATGTTCGCGGTGCCCGCGCCGCCGCCGGACTCGACGACATCCGGGTAGAGGGTGCCCTGGACCAGGAACTCGACCTTCGTCTCGCCCTGCTCGCCGACCACCTCGGAGACCGCGTCCTCGAAGGACCGGATGAACTCCCGGCCGATGATCTTGCGCTTCTCCTCCGGATCGGTGACGCCCTTCAGCTCACCCAGGAATTTCTCGACCGCGTCGACGGTGACCAGCTTGGCCCCGGTCGCGGCGACGAAATCCCGCTGCACCTGCTCACGCTCGCCCGCCCGCAGCAGACCGTGATCGACGAACACGCAGGTGAGACGATCACCGATGGCCCGCTGCACCAGCGCCGCCGCCACCGCCGAGTCCACGCCGCCGGACAGACCGCAGATCGCGTGCCCGTCGCCGACCTGCTCGCGCACCTGCTTGACCAGCGCCTCGGCGATATTGGACGCGGTCCACGCGCCCGGGATCCCGGCGATCTCGTGCAGGAACCGGCTCAGCACCTGCTGGCCGTGCGGCGAGTGCAGCACCTCCGGGTGGTACTGCACACCCGCGAGCTTGCGCGCCCGATCCTCGAACGCGGCGACCGGCGCGCCCGCGGAGGTCGCGGTCACCTCGAACCCGGCCGGGGCGTCGGTGACGGCGTCGCCGTGGCTCATCCACACCGGCTGCCGAGTCGGCAGACCGCCGTGCAGGATGCCGCCGTCCACGCTCAACTCGGTGCGGCCGTATTCGCGAGTCCCGGTGTGCGACACCGTGCCACCGAGCGCCTGCGCCATGGCCTGGAAGCCGTAGCAGATGCCGAAGACCGGCAGCTCCAGATCGAACAGCCGCGCGTCCAGCTGCGGCGCGCCGTCGGCGTACACGCTGCTCGGGCCGCCGGAGAGAATCACCGCGAGCGGCTTGCGCTCCGCGATCTCCTCCACGGTGATCGTGTGCGGAACCACTTCGGAATACACGCTCGCCTCGCGCACCCGGCGCGCGATCAACTGCGCGTACTGCGCGCCGAAGTCGACGACAAGGACTGGTCGCTGGGTATCTGCCACCGCCACAGTCTACGGAGCGACATAGGCCACACGCGCTCCGGGCAACCGCCTCGCCGCAGCTCAACCGAAGATCGCCGTCGCTCCGGCGTGCCTTGGGCCGGAATCCACTCGATCAGCCTGGATCCCGGCCAAAAGCACGCCGGGATGACGAGTGGATCATTACCCCGGGCCCGCATGACCGAGGTGGGAGGTTGGGACCGCCGGCGGCTCTCAGCCGCGCTGACGGGTCCGGGAGGCGAGGTGGGAGATGTGGGACCGTCGGCGGCTTTCAACCGCGCTGACAGGTCGGGGAGGAGGGGCAGGCGGCACCCCGTGTGGCGGGGGAGCGGGAAAGCGCGGCAGTTTGTCGGCCGCGCTGGCTATCCTCTACCTCGTGCCATTCGCCCGTGCGATCGATGCCGAGATCCACTACGAGGACAGCGGGGGCGAGGGTCCGGTGGTGTTGCTGGGGCACGAATTCCTCATGGACCGAACGATGTTCGCGTCGCAGCAGGCGGCGCTGACTCCGGAGTTCCGAATCGTGACCTGGGACGCGCGCGGGCACGGCCGCACCCGCGACGAGGGGCTGCCGTTCACGTACTGGACCTCCGCCCGGGACGCGCTGACCGTCTTGGATCAGCTCGGCGTGGAACGCGCCGTGGTGGGCGGGATCTCGCAGGGCGGCTTCATCGCCCTGCGCACCGCGCTGCTGGCCCCCGACCGCGTCGCCGCCCTCATCCTGCTCAGCAGTGAGGCACACGAGCCGACGCCGGCCGAACTCACCAATGCCCGCAGGTTTTTGGACAAATGGTACGAAGACGGCCCGCGTCCGGCACTCGCCGAACACCTGGCCCGGTTCCTCATCGGCGACGACGACTGGTATCGCGCCGTCTGGGTTAAACGCTGGCTCGCCCGCGACCCCAACGCCACCGAGGTGGCCGCCGGCGCCCTCCTGGGCCGCGACTCCGTCCTGGACCGACTACCCGAAATCACCTGTCCCACTTTGGTCATCCACCCCACCCGCTCCGGCGTCCCCCGCGCCCACGCCCGCGAGTTGGCCGACCGCCTCCCCGACGCCCGTTACCTCGAAATCGACGGCGCCCGCCAAACGGTGAACATGACCCACCCGGTAGCGGTGAACACCGCCATCCGAGAGTTCCTCCGCGACCTGGCGATTTCGCGCTCCACCCCCCAAACCGGCCTGCGCCGCTGACGATTCCGTCGACCCGACCGAACCCCGACCCGACCAAGCCCCCGTCCCGACCAAGCCCCGACCCGACCAAGCCCCGACCCGACCAAGCCCCGACCCGACCAAGCCCCGACCCGACCAAGCCCCCGTCCCGACCGAGCCCCGACCCGACCGAGCCCCGACCCGACCGGCCCAGTCATCCCGGCATGCTTTTGGCCGGGATCCAACGCCCGCAACACATCCGCTGTTCGTGTGGATTCCGGCCAAAAGCGCGCCGGAATGACGGAGGCGGCGACCCGGCCGAGTCGGCAGGCGCCGGAAACGACTCGCGCCCTGAAACGACTCGCGCCCTGGCCCATTCGTGTGAATGGGCCGGGGCGCGAGGTGCGCTTCGTTCTACCCGCGGACGTTCAAACCGACCTTTTGGAATTCCTTGAGGTCGCAGTAGCCGGTCTTGGCCATCGAACGACGCAGGCCGCCAACGAGGTTCAGCGAGCCGAACGGATCGTTGGAGGGGCCGTTGAGGACCTGGGCCAGCGGCACGCGCTCCTCCTCGATGGCGTACGGCAGCACCGCGCCGCGCGGCACCGACGGGTGAGCGGCGGCCGAGGGCCAGTACCAGCCGTGGCCGGGGGTCTCCTGCGCCATGGCCAGCGGCACGCCCAGCATGACCGCGTCCGCACCGCAGGCGATCGCCTTGGCGATGTGCCCGGAGCTCAGCGTCTCGCCGTCGGCGATGACGTGCACGTACCGGCCGCCGGTCTCGTCGAGGTAGTCGCGACGCGCCGCGGCGGCGTCGGCGATGGCGGTGGCCATCGGCACGCCGATGCCGAGCACCTCACCGGTGGTGGTCGCGCCCTGCATCGAGCCGTAGCCGACGATGACGCCCGCCGCGCCGGTGCGCATGAGGTGCAGCGCGGTGCGGTGATCGGACACGCCGCCCGCGACCACCGGCACATCCAGCTCGGCGATGAAGGTCTTGAGGTTCAACGGTTCTCCGTCGCCCACGTGCTCGGCGGAGATGATGGTGCCGTGCACCACCAGCAGATCGATGCCGGCCTGCACGAGCGCGGGCGTCAGCGTCCGCGCGTTCTGCGGGCTGACCCGCACCGCGGTGGTGACACCGGCCGCGCGCACCTGCGCGACCGCGGCCGCCAGCAGATCCGGCTGCATCGGCGCGGCGTGCAGTTCCTGCAGCAGCGCCACCGCCGCTTCGGTGCCCTCCTTCTCACCGACCGCGATCAGCTGCTGGATCCGGGCGTCCACATCGGCGTGCCGGGCCCACAGGCCCTCGCCGTTGATGACGCCCAGCCCGCCGGCCTTGCCCAGCTCGATGGCGAACGACGGCGACACCAGCGCATCGGTCGGATGCGCCAGGAAGGGGATCTCGAAGCGGTAGGCGTCCAGCTGCCACGCCAGCGACACCTGCTTGGACGAGCGGGTCCGCCGCGAGGGCACGATGTCGATATCGTCCAGCTCGTAGGTGCGCCGAGCCGTCCGGCCCATGCCGATCTCGACCATATCGCGCATCGTTGTTCATTCCTTTCGGGTTCGATTGCCAGACATGACAAAACCGGTCCGCGGCACTTGCGCGAACCGGTTCGGTCCAGCTACGAACGAGTGGTGTAGTTGGGAGCCTCGACGGTCATGGTGATGTCGTGCGGGTGCGACTCCTTCAGACCCGCCGCCGTGATCTGCACGAACTGCGCCGCCTGCAGATCCGGAATGGTCTGCGCGCCGGTGTAACCCATGGCCGCGCGAAGACCGCCGACCAGCTGGTGGATCACCTGATCCAGCGGGCCGCGGAACGGCACCCGGCCCTCGATGCCCTCGGGCACCAGCTTCTTCTCCGAGAGCACGTCGTCCTGGAAGTAGCGGTCCTTGGAGTAGGACTTGGCCTCGCCACGCCCCTGCATGGCGCCCAGCGAACCCATGCCGCGGTAGCTCTTGAACTGCTTGCCGCCCACCAGGATCAGATCACCCGGCGACTCGGCGGTACCGGCCAGCAGCGAACCCAGCATCACGGTCGAGGCGCCCGCGGCGATCGCCTTGGCGATATCACCCGAGTACTGCACGCCGCCGTCGGCGATGACCGGCACCCCGTGCGGCTTGCACGCGGCGGTCGCCTCGAGAATCGCGGTGATCTGCGGCGCGCCGACACCGGCGACCACGCGGGTGGTGCAGATGGAGCCGGGGCCCACACCCACCTTCACCGCGTCCACGCCCGCCTCGACCAGCGCCAGCGCACCCGCGCGCGTCGCGACATTGCCGCCGACGATCTGCACCCGGTCGCCGACCTCGGCCTTGACCTTGGAGACCATCTGCAGCACGCCCGACTGATGCCCGTGCGCGGTGTCCACGATGAGCACGTCCACGCCGACCTCGGCCAGGGTCATGGCCCGCGCCCACGCGTCCTCGCCGACACCGACGGCCGCGCCGACGAGCAGTCGCCCGTCGCGGTCCTTG
This sequence is a window from Nocardia yunnanensis. Protein-coding genes within it:
- the guaA gene encoding glutamine-hydrolyzing GMP synthase codes for the protein MADTQRPVLVVDFGAQYAQLIARRVREASVYSEVVPHTITVEEIAERKPLAVILSGGPSSVYADGAPQLDARLFDLELPVFGICYGFQAMAQALGGTVSHTGTREYGRTELSVDGGILHGGLPTRQPVWMSHGDAVTDAPAGFEVTATSAGAPVAAFEDRARKLAGVQYHPEVLHSPHGQQVLSRFLHEIAGIPGAWTASNIAEALVKQVREQVGDGHAICGLSGGVDSAVAAALVQRAIGDRLTCVFVDHGLLRAGEREQVQRDFVAATGAKLVTVDAVEKFLGELKGVTDPEEKRKIIGREFIRSFEDAVSEVVGEQGETKVEFLVQGTLYPDVVESGGGAGTANIKSHHNVGGLPDDLEFALVEPLRLLFKDEVRAVGRELGLPEEIVARQPFPGPGLAIRIIGEVTHDRLELLRQADAIAREELTAAGLDKSIWQCPVVLLADVRSVGVQGDGRTYGHPIVLRPVSSEDAMTADWTRLPYEVLERISTRITNEVAEVNRVVLDVTSKPPGTIEWE
- a CDS encoding GuaB3 family IMP dehydrogenase-related protein, whose product is MRDMVEIGMGRTARRTYELDDIDIVPSRRTRSSKQVSLAWQLDAYRFEIPFLAHPTDALVSPSFAIELGKAGGLGVINGEGLWARHADVDARIQQLIAVGEKEGTEAAVALLQELHAAPMQPDLLAAAVAQVRAAGVTTAVRVSPQNARTLTPALVQAGIDLLVVHGTIISAEHVGDGEPLNLKTFIAELDVPVVAGGVSDHRTALHLMRTGAAGVIVGYGSMQGATTTGEVLGIGVPMATAIADAAAARRDYLDETGGRYVHVIADGETLSSGHIAKAIACGADAVMLGVPLAMAQETPGHGWYWPSAAAHPSVPRGAVLPYAIEEERVPLAQVLNGPSNDPFGSLNLVGGLRRSMAKTGYCDLKEFQKVGLNVRG
- a CDS encoding MspA family porin, encoding MLGAHGVAALVAVAGYALIAQHATAASATHEKTYSTPNGFEFTVGLRDVDAQQVPAMNGMPTNREVFMSGTAYGRIADGATGKLKVGYYVACQTDIDAKLNIDPELDLNPSVTATAGIDTSSGPHAGVDLSVGPSVSGGVGIDIGIAPGKIADIDAGDKELPGDGSTGSLMIQDLHLMVSGCGGPLTIRPYTQIRADRGGDGGSGAVYGDLLTL
- the guaB gene encoding IMP dehydrogenase gives rise to the protein MSSPVTGERNDGRPRTGGDDPDKIAMLGLTFDDVLLLPAASDLIPSSVDTSSKLTRDISLRTPLVSSAMDTVTEARMAIAMARAGGMGVLHRNLSVEAQAAQAETVKRSEAGMVTDPVTCRPDDTLAEVDAMCARFRISGLPVVDDRGILIGIITNRDMRFEVDQDRHVSEVMTPAPLITAQEGVTAEAALGLLRRHKIEKLPIVDGSGKLRGLITVKDFVKTEQYPNATKDRDGRLLVGAAVGVGEDAWARAMTLAEVGVDVLIVDTAHGHQSGVLQMVSKVKAEVGDRVQIVGGNVATRAGALALVEAGVDAVKVGVGPGSICTTRVVAGVGAPQITAILEATAACKPHGVPVIADGGVQYSGDIAKAIAAGASTVMLGSLLAGTAESPGDLILVGGKQFKSYRGMGSLGAMQGRGEAKSYSKDRYFQDDVLSEKKLVPEGIEGRVPFRGPLDQVIHQLVGGLRAAMGYTGAQTIPDLQAAQFVQITAAGLKESHPHDITMTVEAPNYTTRS
- a CDS encoding PspC domain-containing protein, with the protein product MTRTSDWSKSAGRTGFSDQLHDLWQTRPMRFPKDGPVAGVAVGFGRRYNVDPVLVRVAFVVSAVFGGAGIVLYLAAWLLLNQAGDQASAAESLFGRGRSSHSSSKTIVLMVALGIAVSTMGPVGIGLGGSGVIGFFLMMVGWWLLYQRQTQPPATYFEQAAASDILNTGYPGTTNPFWTGYPGTNAVTFQTYGPYTTLPDHYEPDPNRAPEPAAAQDMSQTGEAVTEVIETRYAPASSVADTVVLHKSDAESSAPVDLTKHETPPADTDTASQRSGDTEPPGADLANPPVLHRIPSTVDRPRTGFGPAPISPDFGPTPPGWDPLGVAPLAWDLPEPGAPLRQQTAVQAPPRRPRSRLTPVTIGLAILAAAAAGSVAASGVDWMTPGRIGAAALAVLALGLVIGAFLRRGHGLMVLLAPLAGFVILASLIGPIEFDKGAMGDHTWSAATASELLPEYHVSMGSGTLDLRNLQLTEDRAVTLKVRMGDARVDLPPTLRVNTICNVRMGDSNCQRGLTGPATGPVLNLTVDVQMGNAEVNRG
- a CDS encoding alpha/beta fold hydrolase; this encodes MPFARAIDAEIHYEDSGGEGPVVLLGHEFLMDRTMFASQQAALTPEFRIVTWDARGHGRTRDEGLPFTYWTSARDALTVLDQLGVERAVVGGISQGGFIALRTALLAPDRVAALILLSSEAHEPTPAELTNARRFLDKWYEDGPRPALAEHLARFLIGDDDWYRAVWVKRWLARDPNATEVAAGALLGRDSVLDRLPEITCPTLVIHPTRSGVPRAHARELADRLPDARYLEIDGARQTVNMTHPVAVNTAIREFLRDLAISRSTPQTGLRR